The sequence GTGCGCTCCCGAGCGAGGTAGAAATGAGCATGATCGAGCGCGAGGGGAGCTCACCGGACATGGGCGACGTCGATGCGGTGACCCGGGCGGTGCTGACCGCCTCCAGGGTGCTGGTCGGCGTGTCCGCACGCTCGCTGACCGCGGCCGAGGACAAGGTCACGTTGCCCCAGTTCCGCCTGCTGGTCGTGCTGTCCGTACACGGCGCCACCAACCTGTCCACGGTGGCCGAACTCCTCGGGGTCAACCCCTCCACCGCGATGCGCATGATCGACCGGCTGATCGGCGCGGACTTCGCCAGCCGGCACGCCAACCCGGACAACCGGCGGGAAACCCTGATCCAGCTGACGGAGGACGGGCGCCGCATCGTCGAGGAGGTCACGGCCCGGCGCCGGGAGGAGATCGCTGCGATCGTCGGCCGCATGGACCCCGCCCAGGGCCAGGCGCTGGTCGAAGCGCTCACCGCCTTCACCGCGGCGGCCGGCGAACCGGCCGTACCGCCCGCAGGCCACGACGCCTACCCCTTGGGCTGGACCGACACTCCCCCCCTCTGACCTGGGCAGATACGGCAGCTCTCCCGCCTGCGGGAGAAACGATGGCCACCCGGGGACGGTCGCCCCTGGTGCCCACCGAAGTCGGCGGGTCCGGTCAGTGACTGCCGGTGAGTCCGCCGCTGAGCGTCTTGTGGAGCTGGGCGCTGGACTCGTTCAGACCGACGATCTCGACCTTCTTGCCGCGTTGTGCGTACTTGCTCTCGATGGCGTCCAGTGCGGCGACGGACGAGGCGTCCCAGATGTGGGCGGAGGAAAGGTCGATGACGACCTTCTCCGGGTCGCCGGCGTAATGGAACTGGGTGACCAGGTCGCCTACGGAGGCGAAGAAGAGTTCACCGGTGACGGAGTAGACAACCTGGGTGCCGTCGGGGTCGGTGACCGCGGTGACGTGGGCGAGGTGCGCGACGCGGCGGGCGAAGATGACCATGGCGGTGAGGCTGCCGACGACCACGCCGATGGAGAGGTTTTCGGTGGCGACCACGACGGCGACGGTGATCGCCATGACGGTGGTCTCGCCTATCGGCAGCCGCTTGAGGGTGGCGGGCTTGATGGAGTGCCAGTCGAACGTGCCGACCGAGACGAGGATCATCACG is a genomic window of Streptomyces sp. Edi2 containing:
- a CDS encoding MarR family transcriptional regulator codes for the protein MIEREGSSPDMGDVDAVTRAVLTASRVLVGVSARSLTAAEDKVTLPQFRLLVVLSVHGATNLSTVAELLGVNPSTAMRMIDRLIGADFASRHANPDNRRETLIQLTEDGRRIVEEVTARRREEIAAIVGRMDPAQGQALVEALTAFTAAAGEPAVPPAGHDAYPLGWTDTPPL